One Rosa chinensis cultivar Old Blush chromosome 5, RchiOBHm-V2, whole genome shotgun sequence genomic region harbors:
- the LOC112203689 gene encoding 26S proteasome regulatory subunit 6B homolog: MQPTLSSDLKLTDQHQSSDEDDLYSCLKSLQRQLEFIDIQEEYVRILSTINREHLKPSTCVALHLHSNALVDVLPPEADSSISLLSQSEKPDVTYNISHDIGGCDIQKQEIREAVELPLTHHDLYKQIGIDPPRGVLLYGPPGTGKTMLAKAVANHTTAAFIRVVGSEFVQKYLGEGPRMVHDVFRLAKENAPAIIFIDEVDAIATTRFDPQTGADKKVQQILMKLLNQVVPGRFYIEEQKYFC, encoded by the exons ATGCAGCCTACTCTTTCTTCCGACCTAAAGCTCACCGACCAGCACCAATCCTCTGACGAGGACGACCTCTATAGCTGCCTCAAGTCCCTGCAGCGCCAACTGGAGTTCATCGACATCCAAGAGGAGTACGTTAGGATTCTCAGCACTATTAATCGAGAGCATCTGAAGCCCTCCACCTGCGTAGCCTTGCATCTCCACTCCAACGCCCTCGTCGACGTTCTGCCGCCGGAGGCCGACTCTAGTATTTCGTTGCTCAGCCAGAGTGAGAAGCCCGACGTCACTTATAACATAAGCCAC GATATCGGGGGATGCGACATTCAAAAGCAAGAAATCCGTGAAGCAGTGGAACTTCCACTTACACACCATGACTTatacaaacagattggaatagATCCTCCACGTGGTGTATTGCTGTATGGCCCACCTGGAACTGGTAAAACCATGCTAGCTAAGGCTGTTGCCAATCATACAACTGCTGCCTTCATTAGAGTTGTTGGTTCAGAATTTGTTCAGAAGTATTTGGGTGAG GGTCCACGAATGGTCCATGATGTTTTCCGTCTCGCCAAGGAGAATGCACCTGCCATCATCTTTATTGATGAGGTGGATGCTATTGCTACTACAAGGTTTGATCCTCAAACTGGAGCTGATAAAAAAGTTCAACAAATTCTTATGAAGCTCCTCAATCAGGTAGTTCCAGGAAGATTTTATATTGAAGAACAGAAATATTTCTGCTAA
- the LOC112167154 gene encoding protein translation factor SUI1 homolog: protein MVELDVVIPTAFDPFAEARDADAPGAKEYVHIRVQQRNGKKCLTTVQGLKKDFSYEKILKDLKKEFCCNGNVVQDKELGKIIQLQGDQRKNVLQFLVQARIVKKEQIKIHGF from the coding sequence ATGGTTGAGTTAGACGTTGTGATCCCAACTGCTTTTGACCCATTTGCGGAAGCGAGAGACGCAGATGCCCCGGGGGCCAAGGAGTATGTGCATATCCGTGTGCAGCAAAGGAATGGGAAGAAGTGCCTGACAACAGTTCAAGGGCTGAAGAAGGACTTCAGCTACGAGAAGATACTCAAGGATCTCAAGAAAGAGTTCTGCTGCAACGGCAATGTGGTTCAGGACAAAGAGCTCGGCAAGATAATCCAGCTCCAAGGCGATCAGCGCAAGAACGTGCTCCAGTTTCTTGTTCAGGCAAGAATTGTCAAGAAGGAGCAGATCAAGATTCATGGTTTTTGA